In Haloterrigena turkmenica DSM 5511, a single genomic region encodes these proteins:
- a CDS encoding VTT domain-containing protein has protein sequence MSSLSVRTRAVTAAVAIGAILGAGALVSPSALLATVESVSTDPILFGLVVTGLYLGRPLLALPTTPLAVVVGYGYGVAVGVPVALVGVVVTVVPVFLAVRWVAAGPPDDEAGVRSASVSESAPGPFDSILERAGAAVGRYYETAGPIRGVVASRLAPIPSDVATCAAAVSGVRLRHLVIGTAIGELPWTIAAVVVGASAATIRTGGVGDLGAALTLACLVAAIALLAAPAYRLVRDRGEQSRTTGRPADR, from the coding sequence ATGTCGTCCCTCTCGGTGCGAACGCGCGCGGTCACCGCCGCGGTCGCGATCGGTGCGATCCTCGGTGCGGGCGCGCTCGTCTCGCCGTCGGCGCTGCTCGCGACCGTCGAGTCGGTGTCGACCGATCCCATTCTCTTCGGTCTCGTCGTGACCGGCCTCTACCTCGGGCGGCCGCTGCTGGCCCTGCCGACGACGCCGCTGGCCGTCGTCGTCGGCTACGGCTACGGCGTCGCTGTCGGCGTTCCGGTGGCGCTGGTCGGCGTCGTGGTGACGGTCGTCCCCGTCTTTCTCGCCGTCCGCTGGGTCGCCGCCGGCCCGCCCGACGACGAGGCCGGCGTTCGGTCTGCATCGGTCTCCGAATCGGCTCCCGGTCCGTTCGATTCGATCCTCGAGCGAGCCGGAGCCGCCGTCGGACGGTACTACGAAACGGCCGGCCCGATCCGCGGCGTCGTCGCCTCACGGCTGGCGCCGATCCCGTCGGACGTGGCGACCTGTGCGGCGGCGGTCAGCGGCGTGCGGCTCCGCCACCTCGTGATCGGGACGGCGATCGGCGAACTCCCGTGGACGATCGCCGCGGTCGTCGTCGGCGCGTCGGCGGCGACGATCAGAACCGGTGGGGTCGGCGACCTCGGAGCGGCGCTCACGCTCGCCTGTTTGGTGGCCGCGATCGCCCTGCTGGCGGCGCCAGCGTATCGGCTCGTTCGGGATCGAGGGGAACAAAGTCGAACGACCGGGCGGCCGGCGGACAGGTGA
- a CDS encoding HalOD1 output domain-containing protein → MGTGVSSQPSHSIVTQIAEIEGVDPADLEPPLYAVVDPDALERLVDSSEAALSISFPYRSHRVRVDGSGAVDITAANQLTDANGESPEESHGD, encoded by the coding sequence ATGGGGACGGGGGTCTCATCACAACCGAGTCACAGTATCGTAACGCAGATCGCCGAAATCGAGGGCGTCGATCCGGCCGACCTCGAGCCGCCGCTTTACGCCGTCGTCGATCCCGACGCGCTCGAGCGGCTGGTCGACTCGAGCGAGGCGGCGCTCTCGATTTCCTTCCCGTATCGGAGCCATCGCGTCCGCGTCGACGGCTCCGGAGCGGTCGATATTACGGCGGCGAACCAACTTACCGACGCGAACGGCGAATCGCCGGAGGAGTCGCACGGCGACTGA
- a CDS encoding HalOD1 output domain-containing protein has translation MTEMTTRSPSAQAEAEYVAQYDRLDNEPLSVAIVNAVATFGNESVTELEPLHYTINTDALERLFEPRTDGVRSGGSVSFEYLDYLVTVTADGEIRVEAA, from the coding sequence ATGACTGAGATGACTACACGATCACCGTCCGCACAAGCGGAAGCGGAGTACGTTGCGCAGTACGATCGACTCGATAACGAACCACTGAGCGTCGCTATCGTCAACGCGGTCGCGACGTTCGGCAACGAATCGGTAACGGAACTCGAACCGCTTCACTACACGATCAACACCGACGCGCTCGAGCGACTGTTCGAACCGCGTACGGACGGCGTTCGATCGGGGGGATCCGTCTCCTTCGAGTACCTCGACTATCTCGTCACCGTCACCGCCGACGGTGAGATCCGCGTCGAAGCGGCCTAA
- a CDS encoding DUF7115 domain-containing protein — translation MSVPGIVQSTLNGDEIAARVSLGGEDELFITSSSTLVYRSDGILSDESVEEYPHEADRLTLSEGRRKTKFTLEYPLEGTKEFTVPSDKTDAVLHPVLAGVLNGNGITDPGETVVKTYRFSELTLIITSDRLVKHIGGAVWDGDYEGYHFDDVTKLAFEDGSVATQIVLTVAGRPERIKAPNEEANDLRERLKRALFEYHGVTSLAELNETVGGDEDGDDRGDGAVDFGDGVDPLDANPPEPDDRETVAATETAADSEESQSQSADPLAAAGDPQQSQRTQQQSAQQQSTQRQSAQQSTRAAATQGESSSDSSTNYAGTATDDVETAFDGASDAPVGDEPESESTWDDSGLVADAAAESASAASATAAETDAADYDPAELAERIDSLEAAVEKQSELIERQQETIEQLIAELRQGR, via the coding sequence ATGAGCGTTCCGGGAATCGTCCAATCTACTCTCAACGGCGACGAAATCGCGGCTCGAGTCTCTCTGGGCGGCGAAGACGAACTCTTCATAACGTCCTCGAGTACCCTCGTCTACCGCTCCGACGGCATCTTGAGCGACGAATCGGTCGAGGAATACCCCCACGAGGCCGACCGGCTGACCCTCTCGGAGGGCCGGCGCAAGACGAAGTTCACCCTCGAGTACCCTCTCGAGGGAACGAAGGAGTTCACCGTTCCGTCGGACAAGACCGATGCAGTCCTGCATCCCGTCCTGGCCGGCGTGTTGAACGGCAACGGGATCACCGATCCCGGCGAGACGGTCGTCAAGACCTACCGCTTCAGCGAGCTGACGCTGATCATCACCAGCGACCGTCTGGTCAAACACATCGGCGGGGCGGTCTGGGACGGCGACTACGAAGGATACCACTTCGACGACGTGACGAAGCTCGCGTTCGAAGACGGGAGCGTCGCCACCCAGATCGTGCTCACGGTCGCCGGCCGCCCGGAGCGGATCAAAGCACCCAACGAGGAGGCGAACGATCTCCGTGAGCGCCTCAAACGCGCCCTCTTCGAGTACCACGGTGTGACGTCGCTCGCGGAACTCAACGAGACGGTCGGCGGCGACGAGGACGGCGACGACCGGGGCGACGGCGCGGTCGACTTCGGCGACGGCGTCGATCCGCTCGACGCCAACCCGCCCGAACCGGACGACCGGGAGACGGTCGCGGCGACCGAGACGGCAGCCGACTCGGAGGAATCCCAGTCGCAGTCGGCCGATCCGCTCGCGGCCGCTGGCGACCCGCAGCAGTCACAGCGCACTCAGCAGCAGTCCGCCCAACAGCAGTCCACCCAGCGGCAGTCAGCCCAGCAGTCGACGCGCGCCGCCGCGACGCAGGGCGAGTCCTCGTCGGACTCGAGTACGAACTACGCTGGCACCGCGACCGACGACGTCGAGACGGCCTTCGACGGCGCGTCGGACGCACCGGTCGGCGACGAACCGGAGTCCGAATCGACGTGGGACGACAGCGGGCTCGTCGCCGATGCAGCGGCCGAATCCGCGTCCGCAGCGTCCGCCACAGCCGCCGAGACAGATGCCGCCGACTACGATCCGGCCGAACTCGCCGAACGGATCGACTCGCTCGAGGCGGCCGTCGAGAAACAGTCCGAACTCATCGAACGGCAACAGGAGACGATCGAACAGCTGATCGCCGAACTCCGGCAGGGTCGCTGA
- a CDS encoding DUF5830 family protein — protein sequence MDREDRRVETSADASDDRVERGLALLERLEHESLALADVVDRIEMVTSDPTVTRTILDEAELRGIIEREDGIVRPKSRQYVSFDQDVITKEGEFSCQRCGSGLSTGYFIDLDAGELGPFGSSCIRKVTGRD from the coding sequence ATGGATCGGGAGGACCGTCGGGTCGAGACGTCCGCCGACGCCAGCGACGACCGCGTCGAACGCGGACTGGCGTTGCTCGAGCGACTCGAGCACGAATCGCTCGCGCTGGCCGACGTCGTCGACCGGATCGAGATGGTGACCAGCGACCCCACGGTGACGCGGACGATCCTCGACGAGGCGGAGTTACGTGGGATCATCGAGCGCGAGGACGGCATCGTCCGCCCGAAGAGCCGCCAGTACGTCAGCTTCGATCAGGACGTGATCACGAAGGAAGGGGAGTTTTCCTGCCAGCGCTGCGGGTCTGGGCTGTCGACGGGCTACTTCATCGACCTCGACGCGGGCGAACTGGGACCGTTCGGCTCGTCGTGTATTCGGAAAGTGACGGGGCGGGACTGA
- a CDS encoding response regulator, with the protein MSTSTQPTILVVEDERELADLYATWVSEDYEVHTAYDGRSALEAMSGAVDVVLLDRHMPDLTGDEVLNRIRAAGHDCWAIMVTAVDPGLDIVELDIDDYVTKPVSRAQLTRIIENLRVQSRYGGDGRRELAALSNKMETLEDEHAPNELAETDAYRQLEADLKDMSESLVEDGDR; encoded by the coding sequence ATGTCTACGTCTACGCAACCGACGATTCTCGTCGTCGAGGACGAGCGCGAACTGGCCGATCTCTATGCGACATGGGTGAGCGAGGATTACGAGGTGCACACCGCTTACGACGGTCGATCGGCGCTCGAGGCGATGAGCGGAGCGGTCGACGTCGTCCTGCTCGACCGGCACATGCCCGATCTGACCGGCGACGAGGTGCTCAACCGGATCCGGGCCGCAGGTCACGACTGCTGGGCGATCATGGTCACGGCGGTCGATCCCGGGCTCGATATCGTCGAACTCGATATCGACGATTACGTCACCAAACCCGTCTCTCGAGCGCAGCTGACGCGGATCATCGAGAACCTCCGGGTCCAGTCCCGGTACGGTGGCGACGGCCGGCGCGAGCTCGCCGCCCTGTCGAACAAGATGGAGACCCTCGAGGACGAACACGCGCCGAACGAGTTAGCGGAGACCGACGCCTACCGGCAGTTGGAAGCGGATCTGAAAGACATGAGCGAGTCGCTGGTCGAGGACGGCGACCGCTGA
- a CDS encoding HVO_2523 family zinc finger protein, with the protein MAADSDEPDAGNTAETDADGGAATSRSSGPTCPHCDGELFKRHCKYVCPQHGVIFDCADTFWT; encoded by the coding sequence ATGGCAGCCGACAGCGACGAACCCGACGCCGGGAACACGGCCGAGACCGACGCGGACGGCGGGGCGGCGACCTCCCGGTCGAGCGGCCCGACCTGTCCTCACTGCGACGGCGAACTGTTCAAACGCCACTGCAAGTACGTCTGCCCGCAACACGGCGTCATATTCGACTGTGCGGATACGTTCTGGACCTGA
- a CDS encoding PAS domain-containing protein, with product MNRGLEVPESTPIRALAVGTSTWLQRATAELDADDEITIRGPLDPATELEDAALNETDCLLTDDRAVLERVDGECPIVYALEPAEDESIDRLRADGATDVILKAAADRSSLLAHRLRRTAEFAVSHTAGRQETRLRALLEHSSDVVLVVDDDGTVSAVGPSAEGIAGYEPDALVGSHYLDFVHPDDVASIRTAFDDLCTSEPGTTTTVEYRCQHADDAWYVHEAVLTNRLAAEKRAGGESGAEIDGVVASIRDVTAVHRVERELERSLERISDAFYALDSEWRFTYVNDRAGSLLGVDPATVIGRPILELFPELRETPFRTAAVEAMETQEPTSVEHYYEPTDRWYDVRLYPSPSGLSVYFQDVTDRVERERKLQDRTEQLETIIRNVPVVLFELDADGTITLAEGRAFERSEAIADDIVGESAFDVFDDHPAIRADLRAALEGVSTHSSIELDDRVLEQWCRPIVEDGGVDRVIGIAADVTERAQYQTALNALHEATSHLLTVESEQAACEYVVDVANDVLDLETVVYRFDERENELVPTAYSSGLESTVGSPPRLRPGESLAWRAFVDDSPARFDDVRDAPQVFDPTTDARSGLYVPIGEHGVLVALDPEPGRYDEETFELATLFARTAEAALDRITRTRRLHGHEWELKRQNEHLGRLNEASQVRQDLEQLLLMANSRAEIERGICERLADLECCSFAWIGEPDPGGNQLLPRRQAGHEREYLDAVSVTTVDDSATEPAGRTARTRSPVLVENVADSIREGTWRGDALSRSFQSVYAVPLVYDDFLYGVLTLYSDDRDAFDEPLRSMLAELGETIGYSIDAVKRKSPLDGESVPVVELELALEGPNPLGRLADRLDARAEFEGGAIRDDGTPTVFAVVDETDDVDPAALAELEGIGDVSVIADTDSETLLQLQYTGPFLGAAVDAHGGTLRSLVADDTGTRAIVEVPETVEVRNVLSQLNRREFAVSLVARREGSTRTRSMIDAAARNALLEQLTDRQREVVQTAYHGGFFEWPRETTGESIADSLGISSPAFQKHVRATERKLFTALFDGRSVDG from the coding sequence ATGAATCGCGGCCTCGAGGTTCCCGAATCGACCCCGATACGAGCCCTCGCGGTCGGGACGTCGACGTGGTTGCAACGGGCGACGGCGGAGCTCGACGCCGACGACGAGATCACGATTCGCGGGCCGCTCGATCCGGCGACCGAACTCGAAGACGCCGCCCTCAACGAGACGGACTGCCTGCTCACCGACGACCGGGCGGTCCTCGAGCGCGTCGACGGGGAGTGTCCGATCGTCTACGCGCTCGAACCCGCCGAGGACGAGTCGATCGATCGGCTCCGCGCCGACGGGGCGACGGACGTGATTCTCAAAGCCGCGGCCGACCGATCGTCGCTGCTCGCCCACCGTCTGCGACGAACCGCCGAGTTCGCCGTCAGTCACACGGCCGGACGTCAGGAAACGCGATTGCGAGCGCTGCTCGAGCACTCCTCGGACGTGGTGCTCGTCGTCGACGACGACGGCACGGTCTCGGCCGTCGGTCCGTCGGCGGAAGGGATCGCCGGCTACGAGCCCGACGCGCTGGTCGGTTCCCACTATCTGGACTTCGTCCACCCGGACGACGTCGCGTCGATCCGAACGGCGTTCGACGACCTGTGTACCAGCGAGCCGGGGACGACGACGACCGTCGAGTACCGCTGTCAGCACGCCGACGACGCGTGGTACGTCCACGAGGCCGTGCTCACGAATCGGCTGGCCGCCGAGAAACGCGCCGGTGGCGAGTCAGGCGCCGAGATAGACGGTGTCGTCGCGTCGATCCGAGACGTGACGGCCGTCCACCGAGTCGAGCGCGAACTCGAGCGCTCGCTCGAACGGATCAGCGACGCGTTCTACGCGCTCGATTCGGAGTGGCGGTTCACGTACGTCAACGACCGGGCGGGCTCCCTCCTCGGCGTCGATCCCGCCACGGTGATCGGTCGCCCCATCCTCGAGCTGTTTCCGGAGCTCCGAGAGACGCCGTTCCGGACGGCCGCGGTCGAGGCGATGGAAACCCAGGAGCCCACGTCGGTCGAACACTATTACGAACCGACCGACCGCTGGTACGACGTCCGCCTCTATCCGTCGCCGTCCGGACTCTCGGTGTACTTCCAGGACGTGACCGACCGGGTCGAGCGCGAACGGAAACTGCAGGACCGGACGGAACAGCTGGAGACGATCATCCGGAACGTCCCCGTCGTCCTCTTCGAACTCGACGCCGACGGGACGATCACGCTGGCGGAGGGGCGCGCGTTCGAGCGCAGCGAGGCGATCGCCGACGATATCGTCGGCGAGTCGGCGTTCGACGTCTTCGACGACCATCCCGCGATCCGCGCCGACCTCAGAGCGGCCCTCGAGGGCGTGTCGACCCACTCCTCGATCGAACTCGACGACCGAGTTCTCGAACAGTGGTGCCGGCCGATCGTCGAGGACGGCGGGGTCGACCGCGTGATCGGCATCGCCGCCGACGTCACCGAACGCGCCCAGTATCAGACGGCGTTGAACGCCCTCCACGAGGCGACGAGCCACCTGCTGACCGTCGAATCGGAGCAGGCCGCCTGCGAGTACGTGGTCGACGTCGCGAACGACGTTCTCGACCTCGAGACGGTCGTCTATCGGTTCGACGAGCGAGAAAACGAACTCGTGCCGACGGCCTACTCGTCCGGCCTCGAGTCGACGGTCGGATCGCCGCCGAGACTCCGGCCCGGCGAGAGCCTCGCCTGGCGGGCGTTCGTCGACGACAGCCCGGCCCGGTTCGACGACGTCAGGGACGCTCCGCAGGTGTTCGACCCGACTACGGACGCTCGCAGCGGTCTCTACGTCCCGATCGGCGAACACGGCGTCCTCGTGGCTCTCGATCCCGAACCGGGGCGCTACGACGAGGAGACGTTCGAACTCGCCACACTGTTCGCCAGAACGGCCGAGGCGGCGCTCGATCGCATCACCCGGACGCGCCGGCTCCACGGCCACGAATGGGAGCTCAAGCGCCAGAACGAACACCTCGGGCGACTCAACGAGGCCAGCCAGGTTCGCCAGGATCTCGAGCAGTTGCTCCTGATGGCCAACTCCCGCGCCGAGATCGAACGCGGCATCTGCGAGCGCCTCGCCGACCTCGAGTGCTGTTCGTTCGCCTGGATCGGCGAACCCGATCCGGGCGGGAATCAGCTGTTACCTCGCCGACAGGCGGGCCACGAGCGGGAGTATCTCGACGCGGTCTCGGTGACGACCGTCGACGACTCCGCGACCGAACCGGCGGGTCGAACGGCGCGGACGCGGTCGCCGGTCCTCGTCGAGAACGTCGCCGATTCGATCCGCGAAGGGACTTGGCGCGGCGACGCCCTCTCCAGGAGCTTCCAATCGGTCTACGCCGTGCCGCTCGTCTACGACGACTTCCTCTATGGGGTCCTGACGCTGTACAGCGACGACCGAGACGCGTTCGACGAACCGCTCCGGTCCATGCTCGCCGAACTCGGCGAAACCATCGGCTACTCGATCGACGCCGTCAAACGAAAGTCCCCGCTGGACGGCGAGAGCGTCCCCGTAGTCGAACTCGAACTCGCTCTCGAGGGACCGAATCCGCTGGGTCGGCTCGCCGATCGACTGGACGCGCGCGCCGAATTCGAGGGCGGGGCGATCCGCGACGACGGGACGCCGACGGTGTTCGCGGTCGTCGACGAGACGGATGACGTCGATCCGGCCGCCCTCGCCGAACTTGAGGGAATCGGCGACGTCTCCGTGATCGCCGACACCGACTCGGAGACGCTGTTGCAACTCCAGTACACGGGTCCGTTTCTCGGCGCCGCCGTCGACGCCCACGGCGGGACGCTGCGGTCGCTAGTCGCCGACGATACCGGGACGCGAGCGATCGTGGAGGTTCCGGAAACGGTCGAAGTCAGAAACGTGCTGTCGCAACTCAATCGCCGCGAGTTCGCGGTCTCGCTCGTCGCCCGCCGCGAGGGTTCGACGCGGACGCGGTCGATGATCGACGCCGCCGCCCGTAACGCCTTACTCGAGCAGCTGACCGATAGACAACGCGAGGTCGTCCAGACGGCCTACCACGGCGGCTTCTTCGAGTGGCCCCGGGAAACGACCGGGGAATCGATCGCCGACTCGCTTGGGATCTCCTCCCCCGCCTTCCAGAAACACGTCCGAGCCACCGAGAGAAAGCTCTTCACCGCGTTGTTCGACGGTCGCTCGGTAGATGGTTAA
- a CDS encoding MFS transporter: MSDRWLYAWALGSAAFGGASLIVPLYVVSLGGDPVTLGVLAAVAAFVGVPGALAFGGIADRTGKRRGLVVGALALVAAMLAVVPLTRSIPVMIAANAVVWFASAAVLPILTLLAVADAPDNQWSARIARLNTYQGVGWALGLLAGAVWTAGATRILEVRTAQQGFLLACAGCAAVSVLAAARLLPPDPGRSAEPDPRKLRQAIRRAGRFNVRGVTFPFSPARVDPRGLHPRRLAHRFTPALTLYFGAILLVFAGSAAFFAPLPVFLGDAGYGSDGVFVLYLLSSVASALCFDRVGAFAATHDARLVQLAGLLGRALALPVVAVLGAALGVTNVGLVGTAVVFAAIGVTWAVISVTTGTIVTQLAPASIRGEALGAYSALMAFAGGLGSIAGGWLAASSYGLAFAVAGGLVLAGAAVVFLLWYRATAVSEPDRSIA; the protein is encoded by the coding sequence ATGTCCGATCGGTGGTTGTACGCGTGGGCGCTCGGCTCCGCGGCGTTCGGCGGCGCCTCGTTGATCGTCCCCCTGTACGTCGTCTCGCTCGGCGGGGATCCGGTGACGCTCGGCGTCCTCGCCGCGGTCGCCGCGTTCGTCGGCGTCCCCGGCGCGCTGGCGTTCGGCGGCATCGCGGATCGAACGGGAAAGCGACGCGGACTCGTCGTCGGCGCGCTCGCCCTCGTCGCCGCGATGCTCGCCGTCGTTCCGCTGACGCGATCGATTCCGGTCATGATTGCCGCCAACGCCGTCGTCTGGTTCGCCTCCGCCGCCGTCCTGCCGATCCTCACGCTGCTGGCGGTGGCGGATGCGCCTGACAACCAGTGGAGCGCGCGGATCGCGCGGCTCAACACCTACCAGGGCGTCGGCTGGGCGCTCGGCCTCCTCGCGGGCGCCGTCTGGACCGCCGGCGCGACGCGGATCCTCGAGGTTCGGACGGCCCAACAGGGGTTCCTGCTCGCCTGCGCCGGCTGCGCCGCGGTGAGCGTCCTCGCCGCCGCCCGGCTGTTGCCGCCGGATCCGGGACGGAGCGCGGAACCCGACCCCCGGAAGCTCCGCCAGGCGATCCGGCGAGCCGGCCGGTTCAACGTTCGCGGCGTCACGTTCCCGTTTTCGCCCGCACGCGTCGATCCGCGCGGCCTCCACCCGCGCCGTCTCGCGCATCGCTTCACGCCCGCCCTCACGCTGTACTTCGGCGCGATACTGCTCGTCTTCGCCGGCTCCGCGGCCTTCTTCGCGCCCCTTCCCGTGTTCCTCGGCGATGCCGGCTACGGCTCTGACGGGGTCTTCGTCCTGTACCTCCTCTCGAGCGTGGCGTCGGCGCTCTGCTTCGATCGCGTCGGGGCGTTCGCCGCGACCCACGACGCTCGGCTCGTTCAACTCGCTGGCCTGCTCGGTCGGGCTCTCGCGCTCCCCGTCGTGGCCGTCCTCGGCGCCGCCCTCGGCGTGACGAACGTCGGTCTCGTCGGAACCGCGGTCGTCTTCGCCGCCATCGGCGTCACGTGGGCCGTCATCTCCGTCACGACGGGGACGATCGTCACCCAGCTCGCGCCGGCGTCGATCCGCGGCGAGGCGCTGGGGGCCTACAGCGCGCTCATGGCCTTCGCCGGCGGGCTCGGCAGCATCGCCGGCGGCTGGCTCGCCGCCTCGAGCTACGGCCTCGCTTTCGCCGTCGCCGGCGGACTGGTGCTAGCGGGGGCCGCCGTCGTCTTCCTGCTCTGGTATCGAGCGACGGCGGTCTCGGAGCCGGACCGGTCGATCGCCTGA